TTCTTGCGGGCAATCAAATAAAGCAGAATCATCGGTCCGACAGTGAACACGGAGGCAGCCATCATCAGCGGGAAATCGCTGCCCGCTTCCGATTGAAAAGCAACTAAGCCATAAGAAATGACCCGCATCCGGCTGGTGTTGGTTACCAATAAAGGCCACATAAAAGAGTTCCAGGAAGCAATCACCTTTAAAATAGCGATCGTTATAATCATCGGTTTGGAAATCGGCAGTAAAATCTTCAGAAAATAACTAAAATCAGTGCAGCCGTCTACCTTGGCAGCCAGGTAAAGCTGTTTTGGTACCGCTTCAAATGACTGCCGCAAGAGATAAATATAAAATACGCTGGCTACATAAGGCAGGAACAAGACATGGTAGGTATCAAACCAATTCAAAGCCGCGACCGTTCGGAAATTCGTGATGATCAGCGCCTCACTGGGGACCATCATCGTGGCTAAAAAGAAGAGAAATAAGGTTTCTTTGCCTCTAAACTCATAATGAGCAAACGCGAAAGCCGCACAGGTCATGACGATCAGGCTGACGGATAAATCCATAATCACCACGATGACCGAATTACGGAAATACAAACCAAAAGGCGCTGCCTCCAGCAGTCTGCTGAAATTCTCCCAATGCAGTTCAGTAGGCCATAATTCCGGCGGCCAGGTGATGGCGGCGGCGGAATCGCGCAAGGCGGTGATTGCCATCCAATAAAAGGGGAACAGCGTAATCACGGCAAAAAGCCCCAGAATCGCATAAGCTAATGTTTTGGCTGTGACTTGTTTGAGTGTAGATTTTAGTTTATTCATGACGCTCTCCTCTCCTATGCCGCATTGTAATCTGTTTTAGCCGACAACCAGCGGGAAAAAACGGTCAGGACCAAAATGATCACCAGCAAAACAATGGCGGCAGCAGAAGCCAGAGAATAATCCTGATAAACCCATAACTGATCAAAAATATAGAACACCATGGTATTGGCCTGATAGACCCGTGCATAGCTGCCGATCAAGGCATAAACTTCGGTAAAAACTTTAAAAGCGTTGATCAGTCCGATCGTAAAGACATAAGAAAGGATCGGTGACAGGAGCGGGAGCGTGATTTGAAAAAATGTGGTGGTTGTATTGGCTCCGTCGATTTTGGCAGCCTTATAATACTGTGGA
The sequence above is drawn from the Negativicutes bacterium genome and encodes:
- a CDS encoding carbohydrate ABC transporter permease; its protein translation is MNKLKSTLKQVTAKTLAYAILGLFAVITLFPFYWMAITALRDSAAAITWPPELWPTELHWENFSRLLEAAPFGLYFRNSVIVVIMDLSVSLIVMTCAAFAFAHYEFRGKETLFLFFLATMMVPSEALIITNFRTVAALNWFDTYHVLFLPYVASVFYIYLLRQSFEAVPKQLYLAAKVDGCTDFSYFLKILLPISKPMIITIAILKVIASWNSFMWPLLVTNTSRMRVISYGLVAFQSEAGSDFPLMMAASVFTVGPMILLYLIARKKIIDGIARGGLKG